A region of Periplaneta americana isolate PAMFEO1 chromosome 16, P.americana_PAMFEO1_priV1, whole genome shotgun sequence DNA encodes the following proteins:
- the LOC138691394 gene encoding putative nuclease HARBI1, protein MDEIIRLSGDDDDSDDEEDEFAFISTGLQKEDTSNRINGYMDNIVSSYDEIEFHRHFRLQRSTFEKLLQVIAPLLCINQSRTGRPQIDPQKQLLAVLWILATPDSYRSIGLKFGMAKSTLSVCFMRVIKALCNIAPTIIKWPQGADVGKSKESFKKLSNIPNVIGVIDGSYIPIKAPKEDPEVYINMKCFHAITLQGICNSSLKFIDCFIGYPRSVSDAKIFRNSNIYRNIMSIPRHFFPQDEFVLGDKAYPVMEWLFPPYVDRGNLTRIQRQFNFQVSQTRQVIERAFALFKDRFRRLKYLDVNRTDLIPVTVLAACVLHNLCIDNDFFIEQYINEGLEVQDNADIVEDDHLENQENGHE, encoded by the exons ATGGACGAAATAATTCGATTGAGTGGAGATGAT gaTGACTCGGATGACGAGGAAGATGAATTTGCATTTATTAGCACTGGGTTGCAGAAGGAAGATACATCTAATAGAATAAATGGATATATGGATAATATAGTGAGCAGTTACGACGAAATAGAATTCCACAGGCATTTCAGGCTACAGAGATCAACATTTGAAAAGCTGCTACAAGTAATTGCCCCTCTCTTATGCATTAATCAGAGTAGAACAGGTCGGCCACAAATTGATCCACAAAAGCAATTATTAGCAGTGCTTTGGATATTAGCCACCCCAGATTCATATAGGTCCATTGGATTAAAATTTGGTATGGCCAAATCTACCCTCTCAGTTTGTTTTATGCGAGTAATAAAGGCTTTGTGTAATATAGCTCCTACTATAATTAAATGGCCACAAGGAGCAGATGTTGGAAAATCAAAAGAGTCGTTTAAAAAACTGTCAAACATACCCAATGTTATTGGTGTCATTGATGGTTCTTACATACCCATCAAAGCCCCCAAAGAAGACCCAGAAGTTTACATAAATATGAAATGTTTCCATGCTATTACTTTACAAGGGATTTGCAATTCATCACTGAAATTTATTGATTGTTTCATTGGCTATCCCAGATCAGTAAGTGATGCAAAAATATTCCGAAATTCAAACATCTATAGGAATATTATGTCCATTCCTCGCCACTTTTTCCCACAAGATGAATTTGTATTGGGAGACAAAGCTTACCCCGTGATGGAGTGGCTTTTCCCTCCTTATGTTGATAGAGGCAATCTGACGAGAATTCAACGGCAATTTAATTTCCAGGTGTCACAAACCAGACAAGTGATTGAAAGAGCATTTGCACTATTTAAAGATAGATTTCGAAGGTTGAAATATCTGGACGTGAATAGAACTGATTTAATTCCAGTGACTGTACTAGCAGCATGCGTATTGCACAATCTATGTATAGATAACGATTTCTTTATTGAACAGTACATAAATGAGGGACTTGAGGTTCAGGATAATGCAGATATTGTCGAGGATGATCATTTAGAGAACCAAGAAAACGgccatgaataa